The DNA sequence GCACCAGCGCGCGGTAGATCCAGTCGAACCACGCGGCGCCCATGAACAACGGCGGGATGATCGCCACGGCCAGGGCCAGGACGAAGACCACCGGGGTGTAGATCTTCGAGAACTGATCGACGAAACGCTGGGTCGGCGCCCGTGCACCTTGCGCCTGCTCCACGGCGTGGATGATCCGCGCCAGGGTGGAGTTGTTCGCTGCTGCGGTCACCGCGTATTCCAGCGAACCGGCCTGGTTGATGGTGCCTGCGAACACTTTGTCGCCGACAGTTTTCTCTACCGGCAGGCTTTCACCAGTGATCGGCGCCTGATCGATAGTCGAACTGCCGCTGACGACTTCACCGTCCAGCGCAATGCGCTCGCCGGGTTTCACCCGCACGCGGGCGCCGAGATCGATGCTTTTCACATCCAGTTCGACCCAGTTACCGTCCGCCTGCAACACCGTCGCCTGCTCCGGCGTCATCTGCATCAGGCCGCTGATGGCGTTGCGCGCGCGGTCCAGCGAGCGCGCTTCGATCAGCTCGGCCACGGTGAACAGGAACATCACCATCGCCGCTTCCGGCCATTGGCCGATCAACACGGCGCCGGTCACGGCGATGCTCATCAGGGCGTTGATGTTGAGGTTGCGGTTCTTCAGGGCGATCCAGCCCTTCTTGTAGGTGGTGAGGCCGCCGCTGAGGATCGAGATCAGCGCGATGATCGCCACTACCCAGGTCGGGGCGGCGCTGGTGAAGTGGATCACTTCGGCAGCGAGCGCACCGACGCCGGACAGCGCCAGCGGCCACCAGTGTTTTTTCACCGGCGCCGGCGTTGGCGCTTCGACGCCCGCCTCCAGCGGCTCGGCCTGCATGCCCAGGGATTTGATCGCGTCGATGATCGGCGCGGTGTCCGGCAGATTGTGGGTCACGCCGAGCACGCGGTTGATCAGGTTGAATTCCAGCTGCTGGATCCCGGCCAGTTTGCCGAGCTTGTTCTGGATCAGCGTCTGTTCGGTCGGGCAGTCCATCGCCTCGATGCGGAAGCTGCTCAGCCGGGCGTCGGCGCTCGGCGCTTCGCTCAATTGAATCAACGAAGGCGCGGCAGCTTTCAACGAGCAGCAAGAGTCTTCACTCGAATGAACCGGCGCAGGCGTAACGGTTTTCGACCCGCAGCAGGAGTCGCCGGCGTGGGCATGTTTATGCACAGGCTGCAGTTTGTGACTGTGATCGTGCCCGTCGCCGGGCTTGTGGGTGTGCAGGGAATCGCTCATTGGTCGCGTCCATGAAGGTGCCTGTTGCCAAGTAAAGACCCTGTAGCCACTATAGGGTCAAGCACCCTTTTGGAGATTGCCGTCATGAAGATCGGAGAACTGGCGAAACAGACTGATTGCGCCGTGGAAACCATTCGCTACTACGAGCGTGAAAACCTGCTGCCGGAGCCGGCCCGCAGCGACGGCAACTACCGCGTCTACACCCAGGCCCACGCCGAGCGCCTGACGTTCATCCGCAACTGCCGCACCCTCGACATGACCCTCGAAGAAATCCGCAGCCTGCTGGCCTTGCGCGACAGCCCGCAGGATCAATGCGAAAGCGTGAATGCACTGATCGACGAGCACATCCAGCACGTCAAGGCGCGGATCGATGGGTTGTTGGCGTTGCAGACGCAACTGCTCGACCTGCGCCAGCGCTGTGGCGAAGGGCCGGAGGCGGATCAGTGCGGGATTTTGCAGCGGCTGGAAGTCAGCGGCGGGGTTGTCGCGGCGGAGGTTGAGCATTCGCATGTGGGCCGCAGTCACGGCCACTAGCCATAGTCGCTCGTTCCCATGCTCCGCGTGGGAATGCCGCCATGGACGCTCCGCGTCCAAAGTGACGCGGAGCGTCACGGGATTCATTCCCACGCAGAGCGTGGGAACGATCCTGCCGACTAGACCGCCATCGGCGCGGTCATCGGCGCATGGTGCTCGTAGCCTTCCAGCGAGAAGTCGCTCGGTTCCACCAGCTCCAGCCATTCCGGCTGATAAACACCCGTCTTGGCAAACTCCGGCACGCGGTCCGAAATCTTCAGTTTCGGCATGGCGAACGGCTCGCGCTTGAGCTGTTCGTTGAGCATGTCGAGGTGGTTTTCGTAGACGTGGGCATCACCGATGAAATAGGTGAACCAGCGCGGCGTGTAGCCGGTCAGGCGACCGATCAGGCTCAGCAGCGCAGCACCTTCGGTGAGGTTGAACGGTGTGCCCAGGCCCAGGTCGTTGGAGCGGATGTAGAGGGTCAGAGATATCTCTTTGGTCTCGACATTCGGGTGGAACTGGTACAGCAGATGGCACGGCGGCAGGGCCATTTCATCGAGCTGGGCGCAGTTCCAGCCGTGGAACAGGATGCGGCGGCTGCCCGGGTCCTTGATGATCGTGTCGACGCACTGGCGCACCTGATCGATGGCTTTGTACAGCACGACGTAGGCCTGGCCGTCTTCTTCGCCCTGGGCAATCTGCTTGTAGCCGTTGCTCAGGGTTTGTTCGATGGCGGCGGTGTTGCTCAAAGGGATCTGCTTGTACGCCGGCCATTTGCGCCATTGCACGCCGTAGATCTCGCCGAGGTCGTCTTCGCCCTGGCGGAACGGGTTGGCCAGCCACTGGGCGTTTTCGTTGGCGTTCTGATCCCAGACCTTGCAGCCCAGCGCGCGGAATTCGGCAGCGTTGTTCACGCCACGCAAAAAGCCGCACATCTCGCCGATGGCCGACTTGAAGGCCATCTTGCGGGTGGTGATCGCCGGGAAACCTTCCTGCAGATCGAAGCGCAGCATGGCGCCCGGAAAGCTGATGGTGTTCACGCCGGTACGGTTGGCCTGTTTGGTGCCGTTGTTGATGACGTGCGACACCAGATCGAGATATTGCTTCATGAGTTACCTGTGTCCTTGAGCCCCGGCAGACATCGCCGGGGTTCGAATATTTAAGCTGTCGGTGCAACCGGCGCCGCCGGGGCGCGGTGGTAGGCCAGCCAGATCAGGAACAGCCCGCCGATGATCATCGGTACGCAGAGTACCTGACCCATGGTCAGCCAGTTCCAGGCCAGATAGCCCAGTTGCGCGTCCGGTACGCGGACGAATTCGACGATGAAACGGAAGATGCCATAGAACAGCGCGAACATGCCCGAGACCGCCATGGTTGGTCGCGGTTTACGCGAGAACAGCCAGAGGATCAGGAACAGCGCCACGCCTTCGAGCGCGAACTGATACAGCTGGGACGGGTGACGCGGCAGTTGCGCCGGATCGCTGAACGGCGGGAACACCATGGCCCACGGCACGTCGGTGGCCTTGCCCCACAGCTCGGCGTTGATGAAGTTGCCGATACGTCCGGCGCCCAGGCCGATCGGCACCATCGGCGCCACAAAGTCCATCAACTGGAAGAACGACTTGCCGTTACGCTTGCCGAACCACAGAGCCGCCAGCATGACGCCGATGAAACCACCGTGGAACGACATGCCGCCCTTCCACACTTCGAAAATCAGCGTCGGGTTGGCCAGGTAGGCACTCAGGTCGTAGAACAGCACATAGCCCAGACGCCCGCCGACAATCACCCCCATCGACAGCCAGAACACCAGGTCGGACAGCTTTTCCTTGGTCCAGGTCGGGTCAAAACGGTTGAGCCGGCGCGATGCCAGCAGCCACGCGCCGCCGATGCCGACCAGGTACATCAGGCCGTACCAGTGGATTTTCAGCGGACCGATGGCCAGGGCCACCGGATCGATCTGCGGGTAAGGCAGCATTGCGACTCCTCGTTAGCATTCAAATCTTCAAAAATTCCCGGGCGACGCTGTCACCTCAGGATTAAGCCAGGATTGCGACCTGCCAAAACAGACGGCTCAGAACAGAAAGCTCAAGCCCACGCAAAACAGCAAAGCCGCGAACAGCCGTTTCAGCAACTTCGGCGACAACCTGTGCGCCAGCCGCGCGCCGATCCGGGCGAACACCATGCTGGTCAGGGCAATGCCCAAAAGCGCTGGCAAATACACAAACCCGAGACTATGGGCCGGCAGCAACGGATCATGCCAGCCCAGAATCATGAAACTTATTGCACTTGCAACAGCGATCGGCAGGCCACAGGCCGACGAAGTCGCCACTGCCTGCTGCATCGGCACGCTGCGCCAGGTCAGGAACGGCACGGTCAGCGAGCCGCCGCCAATGCCGAAAATCGCCGACGCCCAGCCGATCACACTGCCGGCCACGGTCAGACCGAGCTTGCCGGGCACCGTTCGGCTGGCCTTGGGTTTGACGTCCAGCGCCAGCTGCGCCGCGATCACCAGGGCGAACACACCGATGATCTTTTGCAGGTTGGGCCCGGAAATCGCTTCGGCGGTCAGCGCGCCGAAACCGGCGCCGAGCAGGATGCCGACGGTCATCCACTTGAAGATCGGCCAGCGCACGGCGCCGCGTCGATGATGCTCGCGCACGGCATTGACCGACGTGAAGATGATCGTCGCCAGGGACGTGCCGACCGCCAGATGGGTCAGGATCGACGGATCGAAGCCCTGCAAGGTGAAACTGAACACCAGCACCGGGACGATGATGATCCCGCCGCCCACCCCGAACAGCCCGGCCAGTACGCCCGCACAGGCGCCCAGCGCCAGATAGAGCAGAAATTCCATGACTGCCTCCCAAGGCGCGCCCCCAAAACCGGAGCGGCATGGTAACGGATGGATACCCTTCGGCTCCACTGGCGATGGATGCACGGACGATGTCTGCGTAGAGTGGGCAAAAAACACACAAGGACCACCTTATGTGCCTGATCGTTTTCGCCTGGCGGCCGGGGCATGCCCAGCCGCTGATCGTCGCGGCCAACCGTGACGAATTCTACGCCCGGCCCAGCCTGCCGCTGGCGCAGTGGCCCGAGTCGCCGCATGTTCACGCCGGTCGGGATCTTGAGGCTGGGGGCACCTGGCTCGGCCTGGGCGCCAACGGTCGTTTTGCGGCGCTGACCAATATCCGCGACCCGCATCAGCCGCCGGCGCGACGCTCTCGGGGCGAGCTGGTGGCAGGATTTCTCACCAGAAACCTGTCGATCGATGACTATTTGTCCGACGTTGTCGCCCGTTCGCCGGAGTATGCCGGGTTCAATCTGCTGCTGGGCAATGCCAACGAGCTGTGGCATTTCAACGCGCGGTCTTCGGAACCGGTGATGTTGCAGCCGGGCGTTTATGGATTGTCCAACGCCGGGCTGGATACGCCGTGGCCGAAACTGCTGAAGGCCAAGTCGGCATTGAGTGCGGTGCTGGATGATCCGCAGCCCGAGCGATTGTTGGCGTTGTTGGGTGATGCGCAAACGGCGCCGTTTGCTGATCTGCCGGATACCGGCGTGGGGCTGGCGACCGAGTCGTTGCTGTCGAGCGTGTTTATTGCCAGCCAGAGCTATGGGACGCGGGCGAGTACGGCGCTGATTGTGCAGGCGGACGGGACGCGGCGGATGGTCGAGCGTAGTTTCGGGCCATATGGCGGGCACTTGGGGGAAGTGGAAATTCTGATTTAGGCGTTGCTATACGGACGCCATCGCTGGCAAGCCAGCTCCCACAGGATGCTCGGTGGACACATATTTTGTGAACACCAGAGGAAACTGTGGGAGCTGGCTTGCCAGCGATGAGGCCCTCAGAATTTCAGAGAGGTTTTGCCGCCGCCGGATTGACCATCTTCGCCAGCCCGAGGTTCTTCAGCGCCAGTTGCAGCGAGCTGTGGATAACCTGCGGGTTGTCGATGGTCATCAGTTCCTTCAGCAGATCCTTGGCCTTGCTCAGGTTGATCTGACGCAGCATCCATTTCACTTTCGGCAGGTTGGTGGCGTTCATCGACAGGCTGTCGAAACCCATCGCCATCAACAGCACCGCTGCCGCCGGGTCACCGGCCATCTCGCCGCAGATGCTCACCGGCTTGCCTTCGGCATGGGCGTCGCGCACGACGGTTTGCAGGGCTTGCAGCACCGCCGGATGCAGGTAGTCGTAGAGATCGGCCACCCGTGGGTTGTTGCGGTCCACCGCCAGCAGATACTGAGTCAAGTCGTTGGAGCCGACCGACAGGAAGTCCACCATCCGCGCCAGCTCTTTGGTCTGGTAGACCGCCGCAGGAATTTCGATCATCACACCCACCGGCGGCATCGGCACGTCGGTGCCTTCGTCGCGCACTTCGCCCCAGGCCCGGTGGATCAGGTGCAGCGCCTCTTCGAGCTCGTGGATGCCGGAGATCATCGGCAGCAGGATCCGCAGGTTGTTCAGGCCTTCGCTGGCCTTGAGCATCGCGCGGGTCTGCACCAGGAAGATTTCCGGGTGGTCGAGGGTGACGCGGATCCCGCGCCAGCCGAGGAACGGGTTGTCTTCCTTGATCGGGAAGTACGACAGCGACTTGTCGCCGCCGATGTCCAGGCTGCGCATGGTCACCGGTTGCGGGTGAAACGCGGCGAGCTGCTCGCGGTAGATCGCCAGTTGTTCCTTCTCGCTCGGGAAACGCTGGTTGATCATGAACGGCACTTCGGTGCGGTACAGACCAACGCCTTCGGCGCCGCGCTTCTGCGCCCGCGCCACGTCCGCCAGCAGGCCGGTGTTGACCCATAGCGGCATGCGGTGACCGTCGAGGGTCACGCACGGCAAGTCGCGCAGGGTATCGAGCCCCAGCGCCAGTTGCTTCTCTTCCTCCACCACCTCGGTGAATTGCTTGCGCAGCACTTCGCTGGGGTTGGTGTAGACCTCGCCCCGTGTGCCATCGACGATCATTTCGATGCCGTCGACCTTGGCGTACGGCAGGTCGACCAGACCCATCACCGTCGGAATACCCATGGCCCGGGCCAGGATCGCGACGTGGGAGTTGCCCGAACCGAGTACCGAGACCAGACCGACCAGCGTACCTTCCGGCACTTCGCCGAGCATCGCCGGGGTCAGCTCTTCACTGACCAGAATGGTTTTTTCCGGATAGACCAGGTTCTGCTGGCGCTCTTCCTGCAAATAGGCGAGCAGGCGGCGACCGAGGTCCTTGACGTCCGACGCCCGCTCACGCAGGTATTCGTCGTCCATCAAATCGAAACGGTTGACGTGATCGGTCACGACCTGACGCAGCGCGCCCTGTGCCCATTGGCCGGTCTTGATCACGTTGGTGATTTCGCTGCCCAGCGAGGCATCGTCGAGCATCATCAGGTAGACGTCGAACAGCGCGCGCTCTTCCGGACGCAGCTGGGTTGCGAGCTTCGCCGACAACGCACGCATGTCGGCGCGCACGCCTTCGATGGCGGTCTTGAACAGCGCCAGTTCCGCGTCGATGTCGGTGATGGTCTTGTCCGGCACCACGTCCAGATCCGCCGGCGGCAGCATGACCACCGCGGTACCGACCGCCGCGCCCGGTGAACCCGGCACGCCGACGAATTTGGCTTCCTGGAT is a window from the Pseudomonas gozinkensis genome containing:
- a CDS encoding heavy metal translocating P-type ATPase is translated as MSDSLHTHKPGDGHDHSHKLQPVHKHAHAGDSCCGSKTVTPAPVHSSEDSCCSLKAAAPSLIQLSEAPSADARLSSFRIEAMDCPTEQTLIQNKLGKLAGIQQLEFNLINRVLGVTHNLPDTAPIIDAIKSLGMQAEPLEAGVEAPTPAPVKKHWWPLALSGVGALAAEVIHFTSAAPTWVVAIIALISILSGGLTTYKKGWIALKNRNLNINALMSIAVTGAVLIGQWPEAAMVMFLFTVAELIEARSLDRARNAISGLMQMTPEQATVLQADGNWVELDVKSIDLGARVRVKPGERIALDGEVVSGSSTIDQAPITGESLPVEKTVGDKVFAGTINQAGSLEYAVTAAANNSTLARIIHAVEQAQGARAPTQRFVDQFSKIYTPVVFVLALAVAIIPPLFMGAAWFDWIYRALVLLVVACPCALVISTPVTIVSGLAAAARKGILVKGGVYLEGGFKLDYLALDKTGTITHGKPVQTDYLSLDPTADATAPAIAAALAGRSDHPVSLAIANAALDKGFASRVVDNFEALAGRGVKGEVNGQVYHLGNHRLVEELGLCSPQLEEKLYALEKQGKSVVLLLDSSGPLALFAVADTVKETSREAIRQLHELGVKTLMLTGDNVHTAQAIAAQVGIDQAKGDLLPTDKLQAIEELYAQGRRVGMVGDGINDAPALARAEIGFAMAAAGTDTAIETADVALMDDDLRKIPAFISLSRHTAAILKQNIALALVIKAIFLGVTFAGLATMWMAVFADMGVSLLVVFNGLRLLRK
- the cadR gene encoding Cd(II)/Pb(II)-responsive transcriptional regulator — translated: MKIGELAKQTDCAVETIRYYERENLLPEPARSDGNYRVYTQAHAERLTFIRNCRTLDMTLEEIRSLLALRDSPQDQCESVNALIDEHIQHVKARIDGLLALQTQLLDLRQRCGEGPEADQCGILQRLEVSGGVVAAEVEHSHVGRSHGH
- a CDS encoding thymidylate synthase, giving the protein MKQYLDLVSHVINNGTKQANRTGVNTISFPGAMLRFDLQEGFPAITTRKMAFKSAIGEMCGFLRGVNNAAEFRALGCKVWDQNANENAQWLANPFRQGEDDLGEIYGVQWRKWPAYKQIPLSNTAAIEQTLSNGYKQIAQGEEDGQAYVVLYKAIDQVRQCVDTIIKDPGSRRILFHGWNCAQLDEMALPPCHLLYQFHPNVETKEISLTLYIRSNDLGLGTPFNLTEGAALLSLIGRLTGYTPRWFTYFIGDAHVYENHLDMLNEQLKREPFAMPKLKISDRVPEFAKTGVYQPEWLELVEPSDFSLEGYEHHAPMTAPMAV
- the lgt gene encoding prolipoprotein diacylglyceryl transferase — encoded protein: MLPYPQIDPVALAIGPLKIHWYGLMYLVGIGGAWLLASRRLNRFDPTWTKEKLSDLVFWLSMGVIVGGRLGYVLFYDLSAYLANPTLIFEVWKGGMSFHGGFIGVMLAALWFGKRNGKSFFQLMDFVAPMVPIGLGAGRIGNFINAELWGKATDVPWAMVFPPFSDPAQLPRHPSQLYQFALEGVALFLILWLFSRKPRPTMAVSGMFALFYGIFRFIVEFVRVPDAQLGYLAWNWLTMGQVLCVPMIIGGLFLIWLAYHRAPAAPVAPTA
- a CDS encoding sulfite exporter TauE/SafE family protein, with translation MEFLLYLALGACAGVLAGLFGVGGGIIIVPVLVFSFTLQGFDPSILTHLAVGTSLATIIFTSVNAVREHHRRGAVRWPIFKWMTVGILLGAGFGALTAEAISGPNLQKIIGVFALVIAAQLALDVKPKASRTVPGKLGLTVAGSVIGWASAIFGIGGGSLTVPFLTWRSVPMQQAVATSSACGLPIAVASAISFMILGWHDPLLPAHSLGFVYLPALLGIALTSMVFARIGARLAHRLSPKLLKRLFAALLFCVGLSFLF
- a CDS encoding NRDE family protein; protein product: MCLIVFAWRPGHAQPLIVAANRDEFYARPSLPLAQWPESPHVHAGRDLEAGGTWLGLGANGRFAALTNIRDPHQPPARRSRGELVAGFLTRNLSIDDYLSDVVARSPEYAGFNLLLGNANELWHFNARSSEPVMLQPGVYGLSNAGLDTPWPKLLKAKSALSAVLDDPQPERLLALLGDAQTAPFADLPDTGVGLATESLLSSVFIASQSYGTRASTALIVQADGTRRMVERSFGPYGGHLGEVEILI
- the ptsP gene encoding phosphoenolpyruvate--protein phosphotransferase, with amino-acid sequence MLNTLRKIVQEVNSAKDLKAALGIIVLRVKEAMGSQVCSVYLLDPETNRFVLMATEGLNKRSIGKVSMAPNEGLVGLVGTREEPLNLENAADHPRYRYFAETGEERYASFLGAPIIHHRRVVGVLVIQQKERRQFDEGEEAFLVTMSAQLAGVIAHAEATGSIRGLGRQGKGIQEAKFVGVPGSPGAAVGTAVVMLPPADLDVVPDKTITDIDAELALFKTAIEGVRADMRALSAKLATQLRPEERALFDVYLMMLDDASLGSEITNVIKTGQWAQGALRQVVTDHVNRFDLMDDEYLRERASDVKDLGRRLLAYLQEERQQNLVYPEKTILVSEELTPAMLGEVPEGTLVGLVSVLGSGNSHVAILARAMGIPTVMGLVDLPYAKVDGIEMIVDGTRGEVYTNPSEVLRKQFTEVVEEEKQLALGLDTLRDLPCVTLDGHRMPLWVNTGLLADVARAQKRGAEGVGLYRTEVPFMINQRFPSEKEQLAIYREQLAAFHPQPVTMRSLDIGGDKSLSYFPIKEDNPFLGWRGIRVTLDHPEIFLVQTRAMLKASEGLNNLRILLPMISGIHELEEALHLIHRAWGEVRDEGTDVPMPPVGVMIEIPAAVYQTKELARMVDFLSVGSNDLTQYLLAVDRNNPRVADLYDYLHPAVLQALQTVVRDAHAEGKPVSICGEMAGDPAAAVLLMAMGFDSLSMNATNLPKVKWMLRQINLSKAKDLLKELMTIDNPQVIHSSLQLALKNLGLAKMVNPAAAKPL